A single genomic interval of uncultured Sphaerochaeta sp. harbors:
- a CDS encoding TetR/AcrR family transcriptional regulator, translating into MQTKRQIELVEAAIRVTANDGIQKLTIRNVASAIGVSEAAVYRHFASKHELLQAILVHLDSLLTPQFATLLASKDSYREALTKFVHDLFTLLEHNAAFTLMLFAEETFNVDIQLKPQLDALLQGNLKRLSAFYAEAIAEKRCRNDINPVELAMITFGTIRLYVSRWHMQDEPSKLSEQAGPITASLSTLFSLQ; encoded by the coding sequence ATGCAGACAAAACGACAAATTGAATTGGTTGAAGCAGCAATCCGCGTAACAGCCAATGATGGTATCCAGAAGCTGACCATCCGGAATGTGGCATCCGCCATCGGTGTCAGCGAAGCAGCTGTATACCGGCATTTTGCAAGCAAACATGAGTTATTGCAAGCAATCCTTGTACATCTTGATAGCTTACTTACGCCACAGTTCGCTACATTGCTCGCATCAAAAGATTCCTACAGGGAAGCGCTCACCAAGTTTGTACATGACTTGTTCACACTTTTGGAACATAATGCAGCATTTACCCTTATGCTGTTCGCTGAGGAGACATTCAATGTTGATATCCAACTCAAGCCACAATTGGATGCATTGCTACAGGGAAACCTGAAGAGACTCTCTGCATTCTATGCAGAGGCCATTGCAGAGAAGCGGTGCAGGAATGATATAAACCCTGTTGAGCTTGCAATGATCACCTTCGGTACCATCCGCCTCTATGTCTCGCGTTGGCATATGCAGGATGAACCATCAAAACTAAGTGAACAGGCAGGACCTATCACCGCTAGCCTAAGTACGCTCTTCTCTTTGCAATAG
- a CDS encoding glycoside hydrolase family 88 protein: protein MKHVSSMDAAKTIVERYLASHEGGQYTWRPFVKKGIYRREDYRYHADLQSLLPSAPLGSYSYIWGVYPSTGETTLRFALIPYGPVKIYVNGALVGESDIFSERYRSKQIFELPMKKGLNDLVLLCENTSGGFGCEFGTWVGKLDYYFLMPSLYSEMEGLCYSVAQETHLDSLTLESLHSLDWYPERPELLGESVDLTSIFPDAKEGQCAVLATSFTLEEDLWCTFRSNARLFLDELPVEGSLELKAGRHTLLLHARIESPLTLEVLNAKTNDVIEVSNPVLPGSYPYRYLIAGPFDALPDVYSLQYTKPFSTANGDDFWHLEGEDTYLRMYNDNPLFGHWNYPLGVTLYGLVETERMLSSSDPSLAYRIAQYLENHIQASLDSYAYAMWDKDHLGGSTAVHHLMTSLDSLDDCGSFASTVLEVGKDHELHGFEEIIEVVRTYISKIQPRLSDGTFLRTGLMHEFHENTMWVDDLYMSVPFLIRYSLYAKDDSYLEDAINQFFGFAKYLYMEDKGLMSHVYDFERNIATGIPWGRGNGWALFSLSELLMVLPENHPKRKKLLTFFQSLSQGFIRHQDEEGMFHQVLDMKSSYQESSCTAMAACAFSRGVRGGWYENPEPYREGCLKACEGLKKMAIDGDGHVHGVCRGSEFSCSRHYYAEQLLPRLDDTHGIGIILLALCEGEKLA from the coding sequence ATGAAACACGTGTCATCAATGGATGCAGCTAAAACTATCGTTGAACGGTATCTTGCTTCACATGAAGGTGGCCAATATACTTGGCGACCGTTTGTGAAAAAAGGTATCTACCGAAGAGAAGATTACCGCTACCATGCAGACTTACAGAGTTTGCTTCCCTCAGCTCCGCTTGGTTCCTACAGCTATATCTGGGGAGTGTACCCCAGCACAGGAGAGACTACGCTTCGCTTCGCACTCATACCCTATGGTCCGGTCAAAATATATGTGAATGGTGCCTTGGTGGGGGAGAGTGATATATTCAGTGAACGGTATCGAAGCAAACAGATATTCGAACTCCCAATGAAAAAAGGCCTCAATGATTTGGTCCTGCTCTGTGAAAATACCAGTGGTGGGTTTGGCTGTGAGTTCGGTACGTGGGTTGGTAAACTGGATTATTATTTCCTTATGCCCTCCCTCTACAGTGAAATGGAAGGGTTGTGTTACTCAGTTGCCCAAGAAACGCATCTGGACAGTCTTACCTTGGAGTCCTTGCATTCTTTGGATTGGTATCCTGAACGTCCTGAATTACTTGGGGAATCGGTAGATCTTACCAGTATTTTTCCCGATGCAAAGGAAGGCCAATGTGCGGTATTGGCAACCTCCTTTACCTTGGAGGAGGACCTTTGGTGTACCTTCAGGAGCAATGCCCGGCTTTTTCTTGATGAGCTTCCTGTGGAGGGATCCCTGGAATTGAAAGCAGGTCGGCATACCCTCCTGCTCCATGCAAGGATTGAGAGTCCACTCACCTTGGAGGTTCTTAATGCAAAGACCAATGATGTGATAGAGGTCTCAAATCCAGTCCTCCCTGGATCGTATCCCTATCGCTATCTGATAGCTGGTCCGTTTGATGCACTTCCTGATGTATACTCACTTCAATACACCAAGCCATTTTCTACAGCAAACGGAGATGATTTCTGGCACCTTGAAGGGGAAGATACCTACCTACGGATGTATAATGACAATCCTCTGTTTGGGCATTGGAACTATCCTCTCGGAGTCACCCTCTATGGCCTGGTGGAAACAGAGCGGATGCTATCCTCCTCTGATCCTTCCCTGGCATACCGCATTGCACAGTATCTGGAGAACCATATACAAGCCAGTCTTGACTCCTACGCGTATGCAATGTGGGATAAGGATCATCTTGGAGGCAGTACTGCTGTCCATCATCTTATGACAAGCCTGGACAGTCTTGATGACTGTGGGTCCTTTGCATCAACGGTCCTCGAAGTAGGCAAGGATCATGAGCTTCATGGATTTGAGGAGATCATAGAGGTGGTTCGCACCTATATAAGCAAGATCCAGCCCCGCCTGAGCGATGGTACGTTCTTGCGCACCGGCCTTATGCATGAGTTCCATGAGAATACCATGTGGGTCGATGACCTGTATATGTCAGTCCCTTTCCTCATCCGCTACAGCCTCTATGCAAAGGATGACTCCTACCTGGAAGACGCCATCAACCAATTCTTCGGGTTTGCTAAATATCTCTATATGGAAGATAAGGGATTGATGAGCCATGTCTATGATTTTGAACGCAATATTGCCACAGGCATTCCCTGGGGTCGGGGAAATGGATGGGCATTGTTCAGCCTCTCCGAACTGCTGATGGTGTTGCCTGAAAACCATCCAAAACGGAAGAAACTGCTCACGTTTTTCCAGTCGCTCAGCCAGGGGTTCATTCGTCATCAGGATGAGGAGGGAATGTTCCATCAGGTGTTGGACATGAAATCTTCCTACCAGGAAAGCTCCTGTACGGCGATGGCAGCCTGTGCCTTCTCAAGGGGGGTGCGCGGTGGGTGGTATGAGAACCCAGAACCGTACCGGGAAGGATGTTTGAAGGCCTGTGAGGGACTCAAGAAAATGGCCATCGATGGGGATGGCCATGTACATGGGGTATGCCGTGGTTCGGAGTTCTCCTGTTCGCGCCACTACTATGCCGAGCAGTTGCTCCCCCGCCTGGATGATACCCATGGAATAGGTATCATCCTCCTCGCTCTCTGTGAAGGGGAGAAACTTGCTTAA
- a CDS encoding carbohydrate ABC transporter permease produces the protein MLNRKTKYLLGQTVFHIIVILLGFLMLYPILWMISNSFKTNAEIFGSSSLMPESLSLEHYIRGWRFNNTITFTTFFKNSFYYTILSTFGAVIASSLVAYGFARVPFRGRSFWYACMFLTMMIPYQVVMVPQFIIFHKIGWINSFKPLIIPQFAGLPFFIFLMVQFIRQIPYELDDSAKIDGCNRFMIYSRILFPLIKPAVITSTIFSFYWRWDDFLGPLLFLNKPRLFTVSLALRMFSDPQTSTDWSAIFAMGTLSLLPVLIIFLIFQKYIVQGLATTGLKG, from the coding sequence ATGTTGAACCGAAAAACAAAATATCTTCTCGGCCAGACAGTTTTCCACATCATTGTCATCCTCCTTGGATTCCTGATGCTCTATCCGATTCTCTGGATGATTTCCAACTCATTCAAGACCAATGCTGAAATCTTTGGTTCCAGTTCCCTGATGCCAGAATCCCTGAGCTTGGAGCACTATATCAGGGGGTGGAGGTTCAACAATACGATTACCTTCACGACTTTCTTCAAAAACTCTTTCTACTATACGATTCTCTCCACCTTTGGAGCGGTGATCGCTTCCAGTTTGGTTGCCTATGGCTTTGCCAGGGTACCGTTCAGGGGCAGGTCATTCTGGTATGCCTGCATGTTCCTGACCATGATGATTCCCTACCAGGTGGTCATGGTTCCCCAGTTCATCATTTTTCACAAGATTGGTTGGATCAACTCGTTCAAACCCCTGATCATTCCCCAATTTGCAGGACTCCCCTTCTTCATCTTCCTCATGGTGCAGTTCATCCGGCAAATTCCCTATGAGCTTGATGACTCGGCAAAGATAGATGGGTGCAATCGTTTCATGATCTACTCAAGGATTCTGTTCCCCCTGATCAAGCCTGCGGTAATCACCAGTACGATCTTCAGCTTCTACTGGAGATGGGATGACTTCCTTGGACCACTGCTCTTCTTGAACAAGCCAAGGCTCTTCACCGTTTCTTTGGCACTCAGGATGTTCAGCGACCCGCAGACATCTACTGACTGGTCAGCCATCTTTGCCATGGGAACCCTCAGCCTCCTCCCTGTCCTGATCATCTTCCTGATTTTCCAGAAGTATATCGTACAGGGATTGGCTACAACCGGCTTGAAGGGTTAA
- a CDS encoding sugar ABC transporter permease, which produces MKQLTSRRRAFLDDLSGYAFISPWLLGFIAFSIIPILFSLYYSFTEYDILGEPMFNGLENFRRMLGDELFWQSLKVTFFYAFVSVPLRLLFAFFVAMLFNRGTRAIRVYQAIYYVPSLVGGSIAIAVMWRRLFMADGALNAALAKIGIITDISWIGDPSTAIWTLILLAAWQFGSSMLIFLAGLRQIPKELYEAASIDGANPLKKFTHITVPQITPVIFFNLVMQLINGFTVFTQAFVVSGGSGDPLNSTLVYALYLYQRAFKYYDMGYGSALAWVLVLIIGVMTGIVFKTSNNWVFYESKEGK; this is translated from the coding sequence ATGAAGCAACTCACATCTCGCAGGCGAGCGTTTTTAGACGATCTATCCGGCTATGCCTTTATCAGCCCATGGCTGCTGGGGTTCATAGCCTTTTCCATTATCCCGATCCTTTTCTCCCTCTACTACTCCTTCACCGAATATGACATACTCGGTGAGCCGATGTTCAATGGGCTGGAAAATTTCAGGAGGATGCTCGGTGATGAACTCTTCTGGCAGTCTCTGAAGGTTACCTTCTTCTATGCATTCGTTTCGGTACCGCTACGCCTGCTCTTTGCATTTTTTGTTGCCATGCTGTTCAACCGTGGCACCCGTGCAATCAGGGTGTACCAGGCAATATACTACGTACCTTCCCTGGTTGGTGGTTCAATTGCCATCGCGGTCATGTGGAGAAGACTCTTCATGGCTGATGGAGCACTCAATGCTGCATTGGCAAAAATCGGGATCATCACTGACATATCCTGGATAGGAGACCCCTCAACAGCAATCTGGACTTTGATATTGCTTGCTGCGTGGCAGTTTGGCTCCTCCATGCTGATCTTCCTTGCTGGACTCAGACAGATTCCCAAGGAACTCTATGAAGCTGCTTCCATCGATGGGGCAAACCCCCTCAAGAAATTCACTCATATTACCGTTCCCCAGATTACCCCGGTCATCTTCTTCAACCTTGTCATGCAGTTGATCAATGGATTCACGGTCTTTACCCAAGCCTTTGTGGTATCAGGAGGATCAGGAGACCCCCTCAATTCTACCTTGGTGTATGCACTCTATCTCTACCAAAGGGCATTCAAGTACTACGATATGGGCTATGGAAGTGCTCTCGCCTGGGTCCTTGTGCTGATAATCGGTGTCATGACAGGCATTGTATTCAAGACGTCAAACAATTGGGTCTTCTATGAATCAAAGGAGGGTAAATAA
- a CDS encoding extracellular solute-binding protein, translating into MKARNVLITAMVILMLLPGVLFAQAAAEETDSNTMRLAWWGNPTRDERTYKAVEMFEAKNPGVTIETETTGWSGYWDKMNTQAAAGSLPDLMQHDYAYMLQWVERNQLADLTPYVDKGIIDLSKINDSFLTGGRVDGKLYGISLGTNAVCLTYDPAVLKKAGISQINSATWTWADFERIALQVYQKTGVQTIPFFTTDPKVGFDNMIRQTGASTYGETGLGFTDPAALREFYAIQLRLLDAGALIKPETAFVTVSPEEGAIAKGETWVEFIWSNQFVSTQAAAQRPLEIALLPNIKNAKAKGTFLKPSMFFSIPASAENPELAAKFLNFFVNNIEVNDMLMGERGVPIPDDVREHMSTMVDPINKQIFDYISLASKNAGPIDAPDPAGSGEFLKMVRDVTQEILMKRVSLDEGVAKIMSRGNEILK; encoded by the coding sequence ATGAAAGCAAGAAACGTTCTCATCACCGCCATGGTGATCCTCATGTTGTTGCCGGGTGTCCTCTTTGCCCAAGCAGCGGCCGAGGAAACTGATTCAAACACGATGCGACTCGCTTGGTGGGGCAACCCTACCCGCGATGAACGCACCTACAAGGCCGTTGAGATGTTCGAAGCCAAGAACCCAGGTGTCACCATTGAAACCGAGACAACCGGTTGGAGTGGCTATTGGGACAAGATGAACACCCAGGCAGCCGCAGGAAGCCTTCCTGACCTTATGCAGCATGACTATGCGTACATGCTCCAGTGGGTAGAGAGGAATCAGCTCGCTGACCTTACCCCGTATGTTGATAAGGGAATCATCGACCTCTCCAAGATCAATGACTCTTTCCTTACCGGTGGTAGGGTTGATGGAAAATTGTATGGCATCAGCTTGGGCACCAACGCTGTATGTCTTACCTATGACCCTGCAGTTCTCAAGAAGGCAGGCATCTCACAGATCAACAGTGCAACCTGGACCTGGGCAGACTTTGAACGTATCGCCCTGCAGGTGTACCAGAAGACCGGTGTACAGACAATCCCGTTCTTCACCACTGATCCGAAGGTTGGTTTCGACAACATGATTCGTCAGACTGGAGCATCCACCTATGGCGAAACCGGTCTCGGTTTTACCGATCCTGCAGCTCTGCGTGAGTTCTATGCAATCCAGCTCAGACTCCTCGATGCAGGTGCCCTCATCAAGCCGGAAACTGCTTTTGTGACCGTAAGCCCTGAGGAAGGAGCCATTGCCAAGGGTGAGACTTGGGTTGAATTCATCTGGTCCAACCAGTTTGTATCCACCCAGGCTGCAGCACAGCGTCCACTTGAGATTGCCCTGCTTCCCAACATTAAAAACGCAAAGGCAAAGGGAACATTCCTCAAGCCTTCCATGTTCTTCAGTATCCCAGCTTCCGCTGAGAATCCAGAACTTGCTGCTAAGTTCCTTAACTTCTTTGTCAACAACATCGAAGTTAATGACATGTTGATGGGCGAACGCGGAGTTCCCATTCCTGATGATGTACGTGAGCACATGTCAACAATGGTTGACCCGATCAACAAGCAGATTTTCGATTACATCAGTCTTGCTTCCAAGAACGCAGGTCCGATTGACGCTCCCGATCCGGCAGGCAGCGGTGAGTTCCTCAAGATGGTACGTGATGTTACCCAAGAGATACTCATGAAGCGTGTATCCCTTGATGAAGGGGTTGCCAAGATCATGAGCAGAGGAAACGAAATTCTGAAGTAA